A single window of Balaenoptera ricei isolate mBalRic1 chromosome 15, mBalRic1.hap2, whole genome shotgun sequence DNA harbors:
- the SAMD10 gene encoding LOW QUALITY PROTEIN: sterile alpha motif domain-containing protein 10 (The sequence of the model RefSeq protein was modified relative to this genomic sequence to represent the inferred CDS: inserted 1 base in 1 codon): MPRCAQPPLALADALRARTSARRRHPSELPERAPLSGLGSRCLAAQTRRARGPARARGRLGRGSGARSPPATRXALRPARGVCTGWGPAGPMFTELRPKPSPPRGRAGAVRAGFGEQRDVDATAHFSFCRTLLEHTVSAESIPCPLPRTQGTSLTWHDSRSQRAAGSRQVKLLQQPGTEAPQGRLYSDHDGLYHTSPSLGGLTRPVVLWSQQDVCKWLKKHCPHNYLVYVEAFSQHAITGRALLRLNAEKLQRMGLAQEAQRQEVLQQLLRLQVREEGRSLQLLSQASFGNMS, encoded by the exons ATGCCCAGGTGCGCACAGCCGCCCCTTGCCCTGGCAGACGCCCTCCGCGCTCGCACATCCGCGCGCCGCCGACACCCCTCGGAGCTCCCGGAGCGCGCCCCGCTCTCAGGGCTCGGCAGCAGGTGCCTCGCCGCGCAGACTCGCCGGGCGCGGGGACCGGCTCGGGCGCGGGGCCGGCTGGGGCGGGGCAGCGGCGCGCGTTCCCCGCCGGCCACAC CCGCCCTGCGCCCGGCGAGGGGCGTGTGCACCGGCTGGGGACCCGCGGGCCCCATGTTCACGGAGCTGAGGCCCAAGCCGAGCCCCCCGCGAGGCCGCGCCGGGGCTGTGCGCGCCGGCTTCGGGGAGCAGCGGGATGTGGACG CCACTGCCCACTTCAGCTTCTGCCGGACCCTCCTGGAGCACACGGTGTCGGCCGAGAGcatcccctgccccctgcctcgGACCCAGGGCACCAGCCTCACGTGGCACGACTCCCGCAGCCAGAGGGCAGCTGGCAGCCGGCAGGTCAAGCTCCTTCAGCAGCCCGGCACCGAGGCCCCCCAG GGCCGGCTGTACTCTGACCACGATGGCCTGTACCACACAAGTCCCTCCTTGGGTGGCCTGACGAGGCCCGTGGTCCTGTGGAGTCAGCAGGACGTCTGCAAGTGGCTCAAGAAGCACTGTCCCCACAACTACCTCGTCTACGTGGAGGCCTTCTCCCAGCACGCCATCACCG gccggGCACTGCTGCGGCTGAACGCGGAGAAGCTGCAACGGATGGGGCTGGCGCAGGAGGCGCAGCGGCAGGAGGTGCTGCAGCAGCTGCTGCGCCTGCAGGTGCGCGAGGAGGGGCGGAGCCTGCAGCTGCTCAGCCAAG CTTCCTTCGGAAACATGTCCTAG